In Luteibacter mycovicinus, a genomic segment contains:
- a CDS encoding peptidoglycan-binding domain-containing protein, translating into MTDQKAWQLGHTSSIFESGSAGPGTVSSGAGDHGGVSYGTYQLSSKAGTAAEYVAQSRYADRFKGLTPGTPEFGVAWGRVAADEPGFGGDQHDFIRRTHYDPRMGDLLSIGIDVNARGAAVQDMVWSTAVQYRGLTASKIQRGLKERFGESYDASKLSDQDIVDAVQESKLRHVATDFRGSAQNLPGLETRIATERLALAHFAISGMPASSAEMNAYWHASAPLAQGASGPGVTELQTRLRDLGYHRNDGAAVVADGSYGPSTREAVQSFQRTVGLPASGNAGALTQLLLKDQEQARNNAIEAVSQANTRSPVCRLDDSAHPDNASFLRTRALVHDLDRGYGREPDQRSDNLAASLIVRARDAGLARVDKIALSDDCSRLWGVERMPGARDALFDKCTSVPVIEAMNTTILQASLQWPEAMRSFEQQQQPSRAQSQQHDIQQAQVPNSAPTR; encoded by the coding sequence ATGACGGACCAAAAAGCATGGCAGCTTGGCCATACCTCCTCCATCTTCGAATCTGGAAGTGCCGGACCCGGTACCGTGTCAAGTGGCGCCGGCGATCACGGGGGAGTTTCATATGGAACGTACCAATTATCTAGTAAGGCAGGTACGGCAGCAGAGTATGTGGCGCAATCGCGTTACGCAGATCGGTTCAAGGGTTTGACGCCCGGAACACCCGAATTTGGCGTTGCATGGGGACGAGTGGCGGCAGACGAACCCGGTTTCGGCGGCGATCAGCACGATTTCATCAGGCGCACACACTATGACCCGCGAATGGGAGATCTCCTTTCCATAGGTATTGATGTGAACGCCCGCGGGGCCGCCGTGCAAGACATGGTCTGGAGTACGGCGGTTCAGTACCGCGGCCTGACGGCGAGCAAAATTCAACGCGGACTGAAGGAGCGCTTTGGAGAAAGTTACGACGCGTCGAAACTGTCCGATCAGGACATTGTGGATGCGGTACAAGAATCGAAGCTTCGACATGTCGCCACCGATTTTCGTGGTTCAGCGCAAAACCTTCCGGGTCTGGAAACGCGAATTGCTACGGAGCGCTTAGCGCTTGCGCACTTCGCCATAAGCGGGATGCCAGCGAGCTCTGCTGAAATGAACGCGTACTGGCATGCGTCCGCTCCGCTGGCACAGGGGGCATCCGGTCCAGGTGTTACAGAACTGCAGACCAGGCTGCGCGACCTTGGCTACCACCGAAACGATGGTGCGGCTGTCGTCGCCGACGGTAGCTATGGCCCATCGACGCGTGAGGCAGTGCAGAGCTTTCAACGGACGGTTGGTCTTCCTGCCAGCGGGAACGCTGGTGCGCTGACTCAGCTGCTTCTGAAGGATCAGGAGCAAGCTCGCAACAACGCGATCGAGGCCGTGTCGCAGGCCAATACCCGGAGTCCTGTGTGCCGCCTGGATGACTCTGCACACCCGGATAATGCGAGCTTCCTGCGCACCCGTGCATTGGTCCACGATCTGGATCGAGGTTACGGCCGTGAGCCGGATCAGCGAAGCGACAACCTGGCCGCGTCGCTGATTGTCCGTGCACGAGACGCTGGCCTGGCTCGCGTCGACAAGATAGCGCTGAGTGACGATTGCAGTCGGCTGTGGGGCGTCGAACGCATGCCTGGAGCGCGAGACGCGCTTTTCGATAAATGCACGAGCGTTCCTGTAATAGAGGCGATGAACACGACGATCCTGCAGGCATCACTTCAATGGCCTGAAGCCATGCGATCTTTTGAGCAACAGCAACAACCATCGCGGGCTCAAAGCCAGCAGCATGACATACAGCAAGCGCAGGTTCCGAATAGCGCTCCGACTCGCTGA
- a CDS encoding magnesium and cobalt transport protein CorA: MASVSILPESAPTYVPSGGMVVNCVAYRTDGRRIGDISIEAISDVLKEPDTFVWVGLHEPDETLLLKLQEEFNLHDLAIEDAQLAHQRTKIETYGDSLFIVAQTAQLVGGNIAFGETQIFVGQRYFVTVRHGASLSYAPARRTCEQSPELLRMGPSYALYSVLDFIVDNFLPIVRDFREELHELENDIFAETYNRQTIKRLYDMQRELMTLRLAVVPLQDIVAQLVRLHPHLIHDDLRAYFRDIYDHVFRVNESISAMREMLGAAISVNLALVTFGQNEVMKKLAGWAAMLAAPTLITSWYGMNFTHMPELDKPWAYPAITCLVACIVGGIFIALKRNKWF, from the coding sequence ATGGCTTCCGTCTCGATCCTTCCCGAATCCGCGCCCACCTACGTCCCCTCGGGCGGCATGGTGGTCAACTGCGTCGCTTACCGCACCGATGGCCGCCGTATCGGTGACATCAGCATCGAAGCCATCAGCGATGTCCTCAAGGAACCGGACACCTTCGTCTGGGTCGGACTGCACGAACCCGATGAAACCCTGCTGCTGAAGTTGCAGGAGGAATTCAACCTGCACGACCTCGCCATCGAGGACGCGCAGCTGGCCCACCAGCGCACCAAGATCGAGACGTACGGCGACTCGCTCTTTATCGTCGCGCAGACCGCGCAGCTGGTCGGCGGCAACATCGCCTTCGGCGAAACGCAGATCTTCGTCGGGCAGAGGTACTTCGTGACGGTGCGGCATGGGGCGTCGCTGTCGTATGCACCGGCACGCCGCACGTGCGAGCAGTCGCCCGAGCTGCTGCGCATGGGCCCGAGCTACGCGCTGTATTCGGTGCTCGACTTCATCGTCGACAACTTCCTGCCGATCGTGCGCGACTTCCGGGAAGAGCTGCACGAGCTGGAAAACGATATCTTCGCCGAGACGTACAACCGGCAGACCATCAAGCGCCTGTACGACATGCAGCGCGAACTGATGACGCTGAGGCTGGCGGTCGTACCGTTGCAGGACATCGTCGCGCAGCTGGTACGCCTGCATCCGCACCTGATCCACGACGACCTGCGGGCGTACTTCCGCGATATCTACGATCACGTGTTCCGCGTAAACGAGTCGATTTCGGCGATGCGGGAAATGCTCGGGGCCGCCATCAGCGTCAACCTGGCGCTGGTGACCTTCGGTCAGAACGAGGTGATGAAAAAGCTCGCCGGCTGGGCGGCCATGCTCGCCGCGCCGACGCTGATCACCAGCTGGTACGGCATGAACTTCACGCACATGCCGGAGCTCGATAAGCCCTGGGCGTACCCCGCCATCACCTGTCTGGTCGCGTGCATCGTCGGCGGCATCTTCATCGCGCTGAAACGGAACAAGTGGTTCTGA
- the tssB gene encoding type VI secretion system contractile sheath small subunit, which yields MAKSSSQKFIARNRAPRVQIEYDVELYGAQKKVSIPFVMGVMTDLSGASAGDLPPVEERKALEIDVDNFNDRLESTRPTVSFDVPNTLTGEGNLAIEMRFSHLDDFSPAAIARNVEPLAKLLEARMQLANLGTYLDGKLGAERLIAQAIQDPALLAALAANRPATNDAKED from the coding sequence ATGGCCAAATCGAGCAGCCAGAAGTTCATCGCGCGCAATCGCGCCCCGCGCGTGCAGATCGAATACGACGTCGAGCTTTATGGCGCCCAGAAGAAGGTGAGCATTCCCTTCGTCATGGGGGTGATGACCGACCTGTCGGGTGCCAGCGCGGGCGACCTGCCTCCGGTGGAAGAGCGCAAGGCGCTGGAGATCGACGTCGACAACTTCAATGACCGTCTCGAGTCGACGCGTCCGACCGTTTCCTTCGATGTGCCCAACACGCTGACCGGCGAAGGCAACCTGGCCATCGAGATGCGCTTCAGCCATCTCGACGACTTCTCGCCGGCCGCCATCGCGCGCAACGTCGAACCGCTCGCGAAGCTGCTCGAGGCGCGGATGCAGCTGGCCAACCTGGGCACCTACCTCGACGGCAAGCTCGGTGCCGAGCGGCTGATCGCCCAGGCGATCCAGGATCCGGCGTTGCTCGCGGCCCTTGCCGCGAACCGTCCGGCCACTAACGACGCCAAGGAGGACTGA
- the tssC gene encoding type VI secretion system contractile sheath large subunit, with the protein MATTQTQAAEALVDTTEGSDFSALLTKEFRPKSERARTEVESAVRTLAEQVLDRADIVSDDVTQTINAYIAEIDRKLSEQINHILHHPDFQKLEGAWRGLHHLVTNTETDPQLKIRVMNLSKNDLGRTLKRYKGTAWDQSPIFKKVYEEEYGQLGGEPYGCLIGDYYFDHGPQDVELLRGMAQVAAASHAPFIAAAAPGLLGMDSWGELANPRDLAKIYSTPDYAAWRSLRDGEDAKYVALTMPRTLSRLPYGAKTDPVEEFDFEEDTSGADSSKYTWQNAAYAMGVNINRSFKQYGWCTRIRGVESGGTVDNLPAHVFPTDDGGVDMKCPTEIAITDRRSAELDKMGLMPVVHRKNSDMAAFIGAQSLARPEEYDDPDATANAALSARLPYMFACSRFAHYLKCIVRDKIGSFSTREQMQDWLTRWVLNYVDGDPINSNEETKARKPLAAAQVVVEEVEGNPGYYTSKFYLKPHYQLEGLTVSLRLVARLPSGKTG; encoded by the coding sequence ATGGCGACCACGCAGACCCAGGCCGCCGAGGCCCTCGTCGATACGACTGAAGGCAGCGACTTCTCCGCACTGCTTACCAAGGAATTCCGCCCGAAGAGCGAACGCGCTCGTACCGAGGTGGAGTCCGCAGTGCGTACGCTGGCCGAGCAGGTGCTCGATCGTGCGGATATCGTGTCCGACGATGTCACGCAGACGATCAACGCGTACATCGCCGAGATCGACCGCAAGCTGAGCGAGCAGATCAACCATATTCTTCACCACCCGGACTTCCAGAAACTGGAAGGGGCCTGGCGCGGCCTGCATCACCTGGTGACCAACACCGAGACGGATCCGCAGCTGAAGATCCGTGTGATGAACCTCTCCAAGAACGACCTCGGTCGTACGCTCAAGCGGTACAAGGGCACGGCGTGGGACCAGAGCCCGATCTTCAAGAAGGTGTACGAAGAGGAATACGGCCAGCTGGGCGGTGAGCCGTATGGCTGCCTCATCGGCGATTACTACTTCGACCACGGTCCGCAGGACGTCGAATTGCTGCGCGGCATGGCCCAGGTGGCTGCCGCGTCGCATGCCCCGTTCATCGCCGCCGCCGCGCCGGGCCTGCTCGGTATGGACAGCTGGGGCGAACTCGCCAACCCGCGCGATCTGGCCAAGATCTACTCGACGCCCGACTACGCCGCCTGGCGCTCGCTGCGTGACGGTGAGGATGCGAAATACGTCGCGCTGACCATGCCGCGCACGCTGTCGCGTCTGCCTTACGGCGCCAAGACGGACCCGGTGGAAGAGTTCGATTTCGAAGAAGACACCAGCGGCGCCGACTCGTCGAAGTACACCTGGCAGAACGCCGCGTACGCGATGGGTGTGAACATCAACCGCTCGTTCAAGCAGTACGGCTGGTGCACGCGTATTCGTGGTGTGGAATCGGGCGGTACGGTGGACAACCTCCCGGCGCACGTCTTCCCGACGGACGACGGCGGCGTGGACATGAAGTGCCCGACCGAGATCGCGATCACCGATCGTCGCTCGGCGGAGCTGGACAAGATGGGCCTCATGCCTGTCGTGCACCGCAAGAACTCCGACATGGCCGCCTTCATCGGTGCGCAGTCGCTGGCGCGTCCGGAGGAGTACGACGATCCGGATGCCACGGCCAACGCGGCGCTCAGCGCACGCCTGCCGTACATGTTCGCCTGCTCGCGCTTCGCGCATTACCTGAAGTGCATCGTGCGGGACAAGATCGGTTCGTTCAGCACGCGTGAGCAGATGCAGGACTGGCTAACCCGCTGGGTCCTCAACTACGTCGATGGCGACCCGATCAACTCCAACGAAGAGACCAAGGCGCGCAAGCCGCTCGCCGCGGCACAGGTAGTAGTCGAGGAAGTGGAAGGTAACCCCGGTTACTACACCTCCAAGTTCTACCTCAAGCCGCACTACCAGCTGGAAGGCCTCACCGTCTCCCTGCGTCTGGTGGCACGCCTGCCGTCCGGCAAGACCGGCTGA
- a CDS encoding Hcp family type VI secretion system effector, whose product MAFDMHIKFGPGQVKIEGASNHAKHKDQVPIIAWSWGASNAGNLHTGAGYASGGKANVQDIVITKYVDSCSNALLNAVCTGARVDSATLYVTNATGEQTDFVTIELTEGVMITSVSTGGSGGDERLTENVTLHFGKFKYSFQPQDDKGKATGGTKDFTYDMQQVKGQA is encoded by the coding sequence ATGGCATTCGACATGCACATCAAGTTCGGCCCCGGTCAGGTCAAGATCGAGGGCGCGTCCAACCACGCCAAGCATAAGGATCAGGTGCCGATCATCGCCTGGTCGTGGGGCGCCAGCAACGCCGGCAACCTGCACACCGGTGCGGGCTACGCGTCCGGCGGTAAGGCCAACGTGCAGGACATCGTGATCACCAAGTACGTCGACTCGTGCTCCAACGCGCTGCTCAACGCGGTGTGCACCGGTGCGCGCGTCGACAGCGCCACGCTGTACGTCACCAACGCCACGGGTGAGCAGACCGACTTCGTCACCATCGAACTCACCGAGGGCGTGATGATCACCTCGGTATCCACCGGCGGTAGCGGCGGCGACGAGCGTCTGACCGAGAACGTCACGCTGCACTTCGGCAAGTTCAAGTACTCGTTCCAGCCGCAGGACGACAAGGGCAAGGCGACGGGCGGTACCAAGGACTTCACGTACGACATGCAGCAGGTGAAGGGTCAGGCCTGA
- the tssE gene encoding type VI secretion system baseplate subunit TssE, translated as MAELTNQERLQPSLLDRLRDDEPHVAQESREKRVMTAARLREYVVRDLAWLFNCTRHWSSEELAGLPYVEASVLDYGIPDLTGAAIAGMDIEVLRQRIRAAIATFEPRLDPATLHVDVHADTARMDRLTLSFSIESTMWAQPLPLNLYLKTEVDLETARFSVFDGLG; from the coding sequence ATGGCCGAGCTGACCAACCAGGAGCGTCTCCAGCCGTCGTTGCTGGATCGCCTGCGCGACGACGAGCCACACGTCGCGCAGGAGAGCCGGGAAAAGCGTGTCATGACCGCGGCACGCCTGCGCGAGTACGTGGTGCGCGACCTGGCCTGGTTGTTCAACTGCACGCGGCACTGGTCGTCCGAGGAACTGGCCGGGCTGCCGTACGTCGAGGCTTCCGTTCTCGACTACGGCATCCCGGATCTCACCGGGGCGGCCATCGCGGGCATGGATATCGAGGTACTTCGCCAGCGCATCCGCGCCGCGATCGCCACGTTCGAGCCCCGGCTCGATCCGGCCACGCTGCATGTCGATGTGCATGCCGACACCGCGCGGATGGACCGCCTGACGCTGTCCTTCAGCATCGAGTCGACGATGTGGGCGCAACCGTTGCCCCTCAACCTTTACCTGAAGACCGAGGTCGATCTGGAAACCGCGCGTTTCAGTGTTTTCGACGGCCTCGGCTGA
- the tssF gene encoding type VI secretion system baseplate subunit TssF: protein MDPRLLRYYSQELQHVRETGAEFASAYPKIAGRLGMEGMECADPYVERLLEGFAFLSARVQMKLDAQHPVFTQHLLRMLYPQYLAPVPSMAVVEMTPDHTESVPGEGHRVPRGTALRSQIGFGERTACEYRTAHPVTLLPLSLSDARYFSTPAAIAAAGLAVPAGKQPRAALRLRFSLSPGVTLDALSCDELPVFFAGSGDLASLLHEQVLGNGIGFSVVAGEHIRHLEPSQIEARGFSDGEALLPLSDRSFSGYRLLQEYFACPQRFQFAAFTGLRRALPRSTGHTFDIVVWLDRAVARLDNAVDASYVRLHCTPAINLFPRRSDRIHLREGAAEYHVLADRTRPMDFEVVDVEDVQGFGDSQDPEQTFFPFYGGNARTWHQPASAFYTLRREPRVSSQRQRRDGPRSSYVGGEVFLSLVDGREAPYASSLRQLGMRLLCSNRDLPLHMPVGKGATDFLLDTDAPVRSIRCVAGPTRPRAAMAEGQAAWKVISHLQLNYLSLLEHSDGAAALREMLSLYSDEYDAASRRLIEGVRDVRSAPIVRRLPIPGPVTYGRGLQITLTCEDRAFEGTGTYLFGSVMQHFFARYVSLNSFTETVLHTHERNEVARWTARSGTRPIL, encoded by the coding sequence ATGGACCCCCGACTTCTCCGCTACTACAGCCAGGAACTCCAGCACGTCCGCGAGACGGGTGCGGAGTTTGCCAGCGCCTATCCCAAGATCGCCGGCCGCCTTGGCATGGAGGGGATGGAGTGTGCGGATCCTTATGTGGAACGTCTGCTCGAAGGCTTCGCGTTTCTCTCCGCGCGCGTGCAGATGAAACTCGACGCGCAGCACCCGGTGTTTACCCAGCACTTGCTGCGCATGCTGTACCCGCAATACCTGGCACCGGTGCCCTCGATGGCGGTGGTCGAGATGACGCCGGACCATACCGAGAGCGTGCCGGGCGAAGGGCATCGGGTGCCACGTGGCACCGCGCTGCGCAGCCAGATCGGCTTTGGCGAGCGCACCGCCTGCGAATACCGCACGGCTCATCCGGTCACGCTGCTGCCGCTTTCGCTGAGTGACGCCCGTTACTTCTCGACGCCCGCGGCGATCGCCGCGGCGGGCCTCGCCGTTCCGGCGGGCAAACAGCCCCGCGCGGCCCTGCGCCTGCGCTTCTCATTGAGCCCGGGGGTGACTCTGGATGCCTTGTCATGCGACGAACTGCCCGTGTTCTTCGCGGGGTCCGGCGATCTGGCGAGTCTGCTTCACGAGCAGGTACTGGGTAACGGCATCGGTTTTTCCGTCGTGGCCGGCGAGCACATCCGGCATCTCGAGCCGTCGCAGATCGAAGCGCGCGGCTTCAGCGACGGCGAAGCCCTGCTGCCGCTGAGCGACCGTTCGTTCAGCGGTTACCGCTTGCTGCAGGAATATTTCGCCTGTCCGCAGCGCTTTCAGTTTGCGGCGTTCACGGGGCTTCGCCGGGCACTGCCTCGCTCCACGGGCCATACCTTCGACATCGTCGTCTGGCTGGATCGCGCGGTCGCAAGACTGGACAACGCGGTGGACGCTTCCTATGTGCGCCTGCACTGCACGCCGGCCATCAACCTTTTCCCGCGCCGCTCGGATCGCATCCATCTGCGTGAGGGGGCGGCGGAGTACCACGTGCTGGCCGACCGAACGCGCCCCATGGATTTCGAGGTGGTGGATGTCGAGGATGTACAGGGCTTCGGTGACAGCCAGGATCCCGAGCAGACGTTTTTCCCGTTTTACGGCGGCAACGCGCGCACGTGGCACCAGCCGGCGTCCGCGTTCTACACGCTGAGGCGCGAACCACGCGTTTCCTCGCAGCGGCAACGCCGCGACGGGCCGCGTTCGAGCTACGTCGGCGGCGAAGTGTTCCTTTCGCTGGTGGACGGGCGCGAGGCGCCGTACGCGAGCAGCCTGCGTCAGCTGGGCATGCGGCTGCTGTGCAGTAACCGCGACCTGCCGCTGCACATGCCGGTGGGGAAGGGCGCGACCGATTTTCTGCTCGATACGGATGCGCCGGTCCGGTCGATCCGTTGTGTCGCGGGCCCGACGCGTCCGCGTGCGGCGATGGCCGAAGGGCAGGCGGCCTGGAAGGTCATCAGTCATCTGCAGCTCAACTATCTGTCGTTGCTGGAGCACAGTGACGGCGCCGCCGCCCTTCGCGAGATGCTGTCGCTCTACAGCGACGAGTACGACGCCGCCTCACGACGTTTGATCGAAGGCGTGCGCGACGTACGCTCGGCACCGATCGTGCGTCGCCTGCCGATTCCCGGTCCGGTGACGTATGGCCGCGGACTCCAGATCACGCTCACCTGCGAGGACCGCGCCTTCGAGGGAACGGGTACCTACCTGTTCGGGTCGGTCATGCAGCACTTCTTCGCCCGGTACGTCTCGCTGAACTCGTTCACCGAGACCGTGCTGCACACCCACGAACGCAACGAGGTGGCCCGGTGGACGGCTCGCTCCGGCACGCGCCCGATCCTCTGA
- the tssG gene encoding type VI secretion system baseplate subunit TssG, with protein MDGSLRHAPDPLTLFEALRGDPSSFDWFEALRRVECVHADRPRLGRSVRPADDPVRLAHTPSLDFAPRSIDRVEIAAGRPPRIHSLMLGLWGPNGALPLHLTEYTLERERVARDGTFTAFADVFHHRMLSLFYRAWADSQPTVQMDRPDEDAFAHFLGALVGIDSPALAGRDALPDRFKRYMAGRVLSQARNAEGLTAFLGAFFEVPVHVEEFAVAWLTLPDEGRLRMGVAMAGMGTTAVLGERVRDAQHRIRLRLGPMRFADYRRFLPGGDALDELIAALRFYAGDAVDWDAQLVLRREEVPLTHMGRAGRLGMSSWMGRFAGPGDAGDLVVQPMTLPNRSRKPS; from the coding sequence GTGGACGGCTCGCTCCGGCACGCGCCCGATCCTCTGACGCTCTTCGAAGCGTTGCGCGGGGACCCGTCGTCGTTCGACTGGTTCGAAGCGCTGCGCCGCGTGGAGTGTGTGCACGCCGACCGCCCGCGGCTGGGTCGCTCCGTGCGACCGGCGGACGATCCGGTGCGTCTGGCGCACACCCCGTCGCTCGACTTCGCACCCCGTTCGATCGACCGCGTGGAAATCGCGGCCGGACGCCCGCCGCGTATTCACAGCCTGATGCTGGGGCTGTGGGGCCCCAACGGCGCGCTGCCATTGCATCTGACTGAGTACACGCTGGAACGCGAGCGTGTGGCACGCGACGGTACGTTTACCGCCTTCGCCGACGTCTTCCATCACCGCATGCTGAGCTTGTTCTACCGGGCCTGGGCGGACTCGCAACCGACCGTGCAGATGGATCGTCCCGATGAGGACGCCTTTGCGCATTTCCTCGGCGCGCTGGTGGGCATCGACAGCCCGGCGCTGGCCGGACGCGATGCTCTGCCGGATCGCTTCAAGCGCTATATGGCCGGCCGCGTGCTCAGCCAGGCCCGCAATGCCGAAGGGCTTACGGCCTTTCTCGGCGCGTTCTTCGAGGTGCCGGTCCACGTGGAGGAGTTCGCCGTGGCGTGGCTCACGCTGCCGGACGAGGGTCGCCTGCGCATGGGCGTCGCGATGGCCGGGATGGGCACCACGGCCGTGCTGGGCGAGCGGGTGCGTGACGCGCAGCACCGGATTCGCCTGCGCCTGGGGCCGATGCGTTTCGCCGATTACCGCCGTTTCCTCCCGGGCGGCGACGCACTGGACGAGCTGATCGCCGCGCTGCGCTTCTACGCGGGCGACGCCGTCGACTGGGATGCGCAACTGGTCCTGCGCCGTGAAGAAGTACCGCTCACTCACATGGGGCGCGCGGGTCGTCTCGGCATGTCGTCGTGGATGGGTCGCTTCGCCGGCCCCGGCGATGCCGGGGACCTCGTCGTGCAACCCATGACTCTGCCGAATCGATCGAGGAAACCATCGTGA